TTTGCGTCGTTCTAAAGCAGACCGgcaaaataagtttaaaatgtaataaagtaatgtgtaaaaataagtaaaacagTGCCTTCCAAATGCGCGATAGTAAAAGTATTTCGGAAAATGCCAAATAGGACctaaatatatgtacttatgtatataggtatgaTCTGTGGGTAGGTATGATAATATTGCCTACAGTGCCCTAAacgtcaattaaaataaattgtgtttagttagttattaaaagaaaattattcgcacaactacatagcttagtagcagtggaaacggtcacatagtttcacagcttagctcttacacatcgtagcatagctacatagcacatctctggtggaaaaatacCCTTAACGATGATTTCTTTCCTGTAAAGATGTTTTGCGTTAGAGAATTTAATGCTTGTAACTGATTAGAGTTGATCAGTTTATCACATCAGAAACTGGGCGTAAAAGTTTAAAAGCAAAGAAATATTGgaattgtaggtacctacgtttaTATTAaagacaattaattaataataacttaaaccATTCCGTAGTAACAatattgttccgaaaacaattgctaaggaccattaaacgactctgaatGGGATCGTGGTATATAATTGTGTAAATAGTTTCCCACGCTCTATCCTAATGATACCTGGAAGAGGTGGCTGCTGTAGGTGAGCGATAAGTGATAAGGATGCCTATTGTTAGATAGGTGATATGGTGTTAAGCGTGGTATTTGTCATTGTAAGTAATTTATCCTACCTGTTCTAATTAGTTCCAATTCTTTcaacctaattaataattaatgaacctctatttgtaaattaaaactaGTAAGTGAGTAATATTATTCACTAAATAGGACAACATGTCTTTATATttgggtatttatttataaacaagttGAATAAAGTATAATTTGGACAAAGAAGTAATCAAGCGATAGACACCATTGTAATACTAGGAGTAATAACAAGTTATATATTATAcgttattatatattattattcgctagtgatagagcaaagtggcgaacaattggggaggcctatgtccagcagtggactgctataggctgatgatgatgatgatatattataCTGCAATTTCGACTGTCCAAGGTACAAAAATCCTTCATGGGGCCAAGTGTTAAATGTTATGATAAAATACCAAGTGATATACTATGTAGATCTTAATGAAAGGAAATTCAAaacttcttattattttattaaaaattctttattttctcaagcttttctacaattttacatttatattgtacTACAGCTATGAGACTGGTGTCTGTTAGGGGTTAAACCTTTGTTACATAtacatgagcaacattccgcgacacacgacgcggcgattgtcgcgctgctactgaatcatgaatatgagcctctagcatggcttgaaactagtcgagttcctcgtcaaaaatttacgtgagtaagccgataacataataattaatttagtgtgtctcacgaaagttacaataaaaataaattatattttagaaattaaatagaaaaaagctaattattcaattcaatgctaaattcaattaaataccACATTTCAGAGACGAATCTTTTTGAGCTTGCTAAGTGGGTCAGCGTATTATATTGTCAGTATGTTCttgtaatcttagaaagtacaagtATCTCGGAAAAAGTTGCATTGGTTTTTGCCAGGATTCGAACCAGCATCCTTATGCACGAAAAGCGTGATTGCATGTTTTAATCATGGTACTGTTATAACCCTTATTACAAGGCAGTAAGGTCTAAATCAACTTACACTATCAAACAACGTATTTTTCCACGAATAACATTGCATCTTTATGCTGAGCATTCATTTTTACAGAATACAgtagaattatatttttccattattcAGTTAGATTCTGGACGCTCCCACGCCACTGTCGCGTAACACATACTTACTATTAATCTCTGAACTATTAAAAGGGACATTGTTGGAAATCATACCTAAAAACTTTTGTGTGTGGTTTATTAAAGTGGTTCTACAGAAAattgtcttttgtttcttttaaaaaaaggacaGACGGGGTCGGCCTGGTAACAGTACGTAGTCTCTCAATAGAGTACTTACTGATACGTAaggatttgaaattaaaaacatttatacatgttatacaacatttattgaatgtaaaatcCATTTTATACATAGACGACAATTATGATACATTTTCATACAATTCTAATGACTTTTCATTctataaacaaagtttttttcAATGCACATGAATATTTCAAGACAATACTCAAATATAGTTTACTGACTATGAGTACTTGCTTAAATTCCGATCATGCTTTCTATACTCATTTGCctctaatccataaaaaaactcaattCTTTCTTATGGCTTCGAACatttcattattcattattattgaaacgATCTTTATATTGTCAGTATGTAtctataatcttagaaagtacaagtGTACCTCGGAAAAAGTTGCATTGGTTTTTGGCAGGTTTCGGACCCGCATTCTCATGCACGAGAACCGTAGGTAATTGCAGGCAATTAGGTACTGTaaaactgaataataataattgtaaaactGGCTCTCTATTGAGAGCAAGACTACTTTCTGGTATGCAAGAacttgaaatgaaaaatatttatacattttatacaacatttattgaatgtaaaatacattttatacacaagagattataattattatgatacatttttatacaattcatATTACATTTCTttctataaacaaaaatttttttcataaaataagaaTCTTTTACACCTACATAAATGATATAATTTTCATCTAAACTACTATAACTCTACCACCTATATTTGCGACAGGTACTGTGCATATTGTTGCAGTTTACACCAACAGCAAAATGGCAGAATCAGGTTCTGCTTAGTGCTGGTTGTATTCTCTCCGTAGAATCTGTTCAGATTCCAGTCACCAGTGTCTAGTTTCTTGTCATTGATGGAGTCGATATCTGCATCATCATTATACCCACACCTTGTAGAGTAGCGAGCTCTTTTAACAATCTGCTCTTCCGACAGGTCATTGACCATTTTGTCGATAGCTTCCTCTCGGTCCTCATGCACATTAGATACACCATCGGAAGCATCGTCATACTTCTGTTTCTTTGTCTCATTTTCTTCCGTATCAGCTGCGGAGGGAATATTTTCAACCAGTCCGTTGTATTGACTCACGGTAGCTTGTTCGTATGTAGAGAATCCTTCATCAGGACTCTTCCTCTTTTTACATTCAACTCGTTCAGCATCTGCTGCTGATAATATGTTCAATTGTTGCACTCCGCTGtgttcttctcctgctttctCTGTTCCTTGACGATTTGCTTGGTCGTCGACCGTCGAGTTCGGCGGCAGATTACTCCTCGCCTCCTCAGCAACTGTTTCTTTATAGTTGTTTATCCTCGCTTGCTTTCTAGCAGAGCGCAGTGACCGCAGTCTTTTTATCCGGTTCTCTTGCCTCTCGGCAAACGAAATGGATGTAGGGGTCCAAGTTGATACTTCTATTTGGGGAGCCATTGTTGTTACAGAATTTTTCCAATCGAACAATATTCACCACACACACAGTCTTGTTGTACTAATATAGTACGCGAAACTGTAAACTTCTACTTCGGCGGTATTGGCACAATGAAATACTTCGACACACGTCTTCACTGGCTGACGAGCAGTAAGGTAGTGACGCTGCCGAGCGACCAGCCGTTGTATTTATAGTCAACCCTCGCTGCTAATCAATGACCCATTAGTGAACTGTATGCGGTTGATTAGTTCTAAGAATTGATATCTACTTCTATTGTTACCTGCGTGTGAACCGGGTGCGAGTCTTAGTGTATCTAtgtggtatttttgttttatttaagagttgccaatatattttttgtcaaggCTAACAATTTTGAAGCTATCCcgatttagtttaaaatagttttaaaactctATAAGTTTTGGTTTCCATACTAGCACCTCAGCTACAAGTTTGCTACGAACGCTACGACGGGTCGTAGGCTACGGTGCTACGAGTCGTAGTACCGTAGACGCGATGCAGGAATTATTGTAAAACTTGAGTCTTATGAAAGAGTTATTTATCAGAAAACTTGTCGTTAACAAAAATGTACCgtcaatatatatattttactacAAGTTTTGTGTAAAATCTAATGTAAACGTAATTTTTTAGCCAACAATAGGTAAGAGTGCTATTTTCCACGCTCCATCCTAAGATTGTCTGGAATTCTTGGAAGAAATCAATGTGGGCTAAATAGATAAGCGATAAGGCCACCCATTGTTCTTATTCCATTGAAAATAacggtattttaatttttcgaaCTGTAATGAAATTTTATGTGTCTATTCGGTATATTGTAAttcaaaacattagacacatacCATCTTATTAGTttcttacttaattaaatactgTCGACGATGTATTGATTTGATACATTAAAATCATCTTGTGACGTTacgatttattatattttataggaaGCGACCCCCATttctaaactttaatttgttttatctaagtttcGTAACCATTTAGGTACagcaaaattaaaataggtacctatcttattgatttcattaggtacctacctgatggattaaatagaatttttattgcCATATTCTGACAACGACCccattaattaggtattaactATATTAACAGTGACAAAGGTCATTGaccaataattatgattaatatcaattaaattacaattatgaGTAggtcattataattaattcaattaatgtgCACCCTATACCTCTCCTCTTGGAACAATAATGCAACGGTCCCCTTGTTTAAAGGTTCTCATCTGAACTTcactctttattataatattgggaAGGGAGGGAAACTAACTGAATTTGCCACGGACCTCAAATGGTGCAGTTACACAACTGGCTCGACTGGTCTCTTTTTAAGATCCCTTAtggtattaaaatgtaaaacactaacttacaatatttgtaattctgcgaacaataatattgtcaacatgatctttctttttttacctTTGGAGTTTATACACAAAAAGACGGgtacttatgtacctatttaaaccattttgttttaaaattaagtaaataacaaagACATATATTTTCAACAGAACAAGAACAATGCGTGGCCTTATCTCTTATCTATTTACCCACATCGATATCTTCCAGGAATTCCAGATCACCTTTAGGAGCGTGGGAACTGACATATAATGCGAAAATTGCTTTTTGGGTACTTATTGttgactaaaatatatttttatattagatgCCTTTACTTAAcccttgtaataaaattgtatttaagatACGGCTTTGCAAATAACAAGTTTTCTGGCCTTCTTTACAAGAATCAAATGTGCGGTGCTACGAGGTAGCATCGTAGCCTACAACACATTCGTAGCAGACGTAGCAGTCGAGACGCGAGGCCGTTATATCGAAACAGATAAAAGTTTTACgactattttaaactaaatggACCATTAATTTGGTTCTTTTGC
This sequence is a window from Spodoptera frugiperda isolate SF20-4 chromosome 5, AGI-APGP_CSIRO_Sfru_2.0, whole genome shotgun sequence. Protein-coding genes within it:
- the LOC118271731 gene encoding pre-mRNA-splicing factor Syf2-like, with translation MAPQIEVSTWTPTSISFAERQENRIKRLRSLRSARKQARINNYKETVAEEARSNLPPNSTVDDQANRQGTEKAGEEHSGVQQLNILSAADAERVECKKRKSPDEGFSTYEQATVSQYNGLVENIPSAADTEENETKKQKYDDASDGVSNVHEDREEAIDKMVNDLSEEQIVKRARYSTRCGYNDDADIDSINDKKLDTGDWNLNRFYGENTTSTKQNLILPFCCWCKLQQYAQYLSQI